A genome region from Triplophysa rosa linkage group LG24, Trosa_1v2, whole genome shotgun sequence includes the following:
- the tm7sf3 gene encoding transmembrane 7 superfamily member 3, whose translation MTLKCFLLLLLSWVGNLRAQEDKRVVFSLGRFQNVSVPENVTVQAIVSRIPLDVSFIMLQFHTQHHNVTLSYTQLPGYGSSITSVDAGLLSTLLPAQSSLSWFLKTADGNNVTGIAVILPYTNTDPVPGACNQEFPLDIDPNIHLQYNLFETTITFAPANIGYARGQSPPACDVDMGSGTRWRLVYEVYQYFLPEGDLSEQSLISGMERVDNIQDNGRKVMTLSSHERTQLSFNSLPGQGVIFTVVVKDPAFNTSAAYVPAHTYACSFNSTLDSCAMLGKVSTKVFFTVMGAAGLFVCFLGHRFFKCELFCMGFGFMAFVFFVLITRTTALEYDIRLALTAVMGVVGGVVLLMCWWRFGSVIACVLVVGLILGFLVSSIVFFTPFGDLSIFHNDVVFWVVFVCIMVIILPFFIRWPREGNIITCGVVGAYTVVLAVNAYTYTSLSYITLDVLKRFLNHDFSRAFISVPMQGIDFIMITIWVVLGVSGNAVQLYRERSRLFFPPSPYVMWKQERERRKTNVLDPSHHKPSITTRILARVQQLTRRTEPAGESTPLLL comes from the exons ATGACACTAAAATGTTTCCTGCTGCTTCTGTTGTCATGGGTCGGAAATCTGCGCGCGCAAGAGGACA agcgTGTGGTGTTTTCTCTGGGAAGGTTCCAGAATGTCAGCGTTCCGGAGAATGTGACTGTTCAAGCCATAGTTTCACGAATTCCTCTTGATGTCTCATTCATCATGCTGCAGTTTCACACGCAACATCACAATGTTACACTCTCATACACACAG ctCCCAGGTTATGGTTCCTCCATCACATCAGTAGATGCAGGTCTGTTGTCCACGCTGCTGCCGGCTCAGTCCTCTCTCTCCTGGTTCCTAAAGACGGCAGACGGGAACAACGTGACAGGAATCGCTGTGATACTGCCCTACACAAACACTG ATCCCGTTCCAGGAGCTTGTAATCAAGAATTCCCACTGGATATTGATCCCAACATCCACCTACAATACAACctgtttgagaccacaattaCCTTTGCTCCTGCCAACATCGGATATGCAAG AGGTCAGAGTCCTCCAGCGTGTGATGTTGATATGGGTTCTGGTACCCGCTGGCGTCTGGTGTATGAGGTGTATCAGTACTTTCTGCCTGAAGGTGATCTATCAGAACAGAGTCTCATCAGCGGGATGGAGAGAGTAGACAACATACAGGACAACGGCAGAAAA GTGATGACGCTGTCATCTCATGAGCGCACACAGCTGTCGTTTAACTCTCTGCCGGGTCAGGGTGTGATTTTCACTGTTGTTGTGAAAGACCCGGCGTTCAACACATCAGCCGCATACGTCCCTGCACACACATATGCCTGCAGCTTTAACTCCACGCTGGACAGCTGTGCCATGTTAG GGAAAGTTTCTACTAAAGTGTTTTTCACTGTGATGGGGGCGGCtgggctgtttgtgtgttttttgggcCATCGTTTCTTTAAATGTG AGCTCTTCTGTATGGGCTTCGGGTTCATGGCTTTTGTCTTCTTTGTGCTGATCACCAGGACCACAGCGCTGGAATATGACA TTCGATTGGCTCTGACGGCTGTGATGGGCGTGGTCGGAGGCGTGGTCCTGTTGATGTGCTGGTGGCGGTTCGGTTCTGTCATTGCCTGTGTGCTGGTGGTTGGACTCATTCTTGGATTTCTCGTCTCATCCATTGTCTTTTTTACTCCATTCG GTGAcctttctatatttcataatgaTGTGGTGTTCTGGGTGGTGTTTGTTTGCATCATGGTGATTATTCTGCCGTTCTTTATCCGGTGGCCCAGAGAG ggtAATATCATCACCTGTGGAGTGGTTGGTGCGTACACGGTGGTCCTGGCCGTCAATGCTTACACGTACACCAGTCTGTCCTACATCACACTGGACGTTCTCAAACGCTTCCTCAACCATGACTTCAGTCGAGCGTTTATCTCTGTTCCAATGCAGGGCATTG ATTTCATCATGATCACAATATGGGTGGTTCTGGGGGTTTCCGGCAACGCCGTGCAGCTGTATCGCGAGCGCTCGCGGCTGTTTTTCCCGCCGAGCCCATATGTCATGTGGAAGCAAGAACGAGAACGCAGGAAGACAAACGTTCTGGACCCCAGCCACCACAAGCCGTCGATCACCACCCGGATCCTCGCCCGTGTTCAGCAGCTCACCCGTCGCACAGAACCGGCTGGTGAAAGCACACCGTTGCTTCTTTAA
- the fgfr1op2 gene encoding FGFR1 oncogene partner 2 homolog isoform X1, translated as MTCTLEKVLADAKSLVERLRDHDSAAEILIEQTTLLNKRVEAMKQYQEEIEVLNQVARHRPRSTLVMGIQQENRQIRELQQENTELRTSLEEHQSALELIMSKYREQVFRLLMASKREDPTIVTQLREQHTNVSPKPTCVHTIKIINSLRNLHAKYNSALLFIVFVQEMQAHIEKINEMATVMRKAIEVDEGRLCEDEERIKRLELENNGLRELLGISREAFLVLKRDDTSDSTSLSSLLTSTDVSLRKS; from the exons ATGACCTGCACACTTGAGAAAGTGTTGGCCGATGCCAAATCTCTTGTAGAGCGACTCAGAGATCATGACAGTGCAGCAGAGATCCTGATAGAGCAAACCACACTGCTCAACAAGAGGGTAGAGGCCATGAAACAG TATCAGGAAGAGATTGAAGTGCTGAACCAGGTGGCGAGACACCGGCCACGCTCCACACTGGTCATGGGCATCCAGCAGGAGAACCGGCAGATACGGGAACTGCAACAGGAAAACACAG AGCTGCGCACATCACTGGAGGAGCATCAGTCTGCGCTGGAACTGATCATGAGCAAGTACAGGGAGCAGGTGTTTCGCCTTCTGATGGCCAGCAAGAGAGAAGATCCTACTATAGTCACCCAGCTGAGAGAGCAGCACACTAACGTCAGTCCTAAACCTACATGCGTACACacaataaaaattataaatagtCTTCGCAATCTTCATGCAAAATATAATTCTGCgttgttgtttattgtgtttgtgcagGAGATGCAAGCACACATTGAAAAGATAAATGAAATGGCCACGGTGATGAGGAAAGCCATCGAGGTGGATGAAGGGAGGTTGtgtgaggatgaggagaggatcAAACGTCTGGAG TTGGAGAACAACGGCCTGCGAGAGCTGTTGGGCATCAGCCGTGAGGCGTTCCTCGTTCTGAAGAGGGATGACACATCGGACAGCACGTCTCTTTCTTCCCTGCTCACCAGCACAGACGTCAGTCTCAGAAAGAGCTAA
- the fgfr1op2 gene encoding FGFR1 oncogene partner 2 homolog isoform X2, whose translation MTCTLEKVLADAKSLVERLRDHDSAAEILIEQTTLLNKRVEAMKQYQEEIEVLNQVARHRPRSTLVMGIQQENRQIRELQQENTELRTSLEEHQSALELIMSKYREQVFRLLMASKREDPTIVTQLREQHTNEMQAHIEKINEMATVMRKAIEVDEGRLCEDEERIKRLELENNGLRELLGISREAFLVLKRDDTSDSTSLSSLLTSTDVSLRKS comes from the exons ATGACCTGCACACTTGAGAAAGTGTTGGCCGATGCCAAATCTCTTGTAGAGCGACTCAGAGATCATGACAGTGCAGCAGAGATCCTGATAGAGCAAACCACACTGCTCAACAAGAGGGTAGAGGCCATGAAACAG TATCAGGAAGAGATTGAAGTGCTGAACCAGGTGGCGAGACACCGGCCACGCTCCACACTGGTCATGGGCATCCAGCAGGAGAACCGGCAGATACGGGAACTGCAACAGGAAAACACAG AGCTGCGCACATCACTGGAGGAGCATCAGTCTGCGCTGGAACTGATCATGAGCAAGTACAGGGAGCAGGTGTTTCGCCTTCTGATGGCCAGCAAGAGAGAAGATCCTACTATAGTCACCCAGCTGAGAGAGCAGCACACTAAC GAGATGCAAGCACACATTGAAAAGATAAATGAAATGGCCACGGTGATGAGGAAAGCCATCGAGGTGGATGAAGGGAGGTTGtgtgaggatgaggagaggatcAAACGTCTGGAG TTGGAGAACAACGGCCTGCGAGAGCTGTTGGGCATCAGCCGTGAGGCGTTCCTCGTTCTGAAGAGGGATGACACATCGGACAGCACGTCTCTTTCTTCCCTGCTCACCAGCACAGACGTCAGTCTCAGAAAGAGCTAA